tttacattttacTTTGTCTAAACTGGCCACTTCCATTGGTTGGCAGCTGGTTCAGTTACAAGAGGTTCCCAGGGCTTCCAAACCTGCATCTTCCTCGCTAAGGTCAATTCATTTTCAGCCTGAACCATAAGTTCTTCCACCTGTCCACAATTTATGCGGTCTTCAAGCTTTTAATGTCCTTTTCCTGGACAGAGATTTCATAAAACAGGCAAAATATTTATGTTTATAAAAATACTGTGCAGTGTGCACTATCACAATCAATACCTCACTAACTGCTTGAGCtctttctttgataatttgCTCAGTATAACGACGGTAGGCTGCATCTTGTGGCATATTTTGCAGAGTACGGAGGATTTTGGCATATAGCACACTGAGAGTATGGTGAGGATTTGGAGCCACTGCCAACCCAGTCAATCCAGTTGCTGCCTATACAAAATTTTGTAATCATAAGACTTTATGTCACAGGAACCCAAAGCATAATCATAATAAGGTAAGTTGGAAAATACCACAAACAAATCTATTTCTCGATAAGATTCAAATTAAGAATAACAATGTGATTCCCAATCCCCTAC
This genomic stretch from Daphnia carinata strain CSIRO-1 chromosome 4, CSIRO_AGI_Dcar_HiC_V3, whole genome shotgun sequence harbors:
- the LOC130687714 gene encoding LOW QUALITY PROTEIN: NADH dehydrogenase [ubiquinone] 1 alpha subcomplex subunit 5-like (The sequence of the model RefSeq protein was modified relative to this genomic sequence to represent the inferred CDS: inserted 1 base in 1 codon), with product MAGIVKKAATGLTGLAVAPNPHHTLSVLYAKILRTLQNMPQDAAYRRYTEQIIKERAQAVSEEKDIXKLEDRINCGQVEELMVQAENELTLARKMQVWKPWEPLVTEPAANQWKWPV